In one Fundulus heteroclitus isolate FHET01 chromosome 3, MU-UCD_Fhet_4.1, whole genome shotgun sequence genomic region, the following are encoded:
- the rcc1 gene encoding regulator of chromosome condensation: MPAKKTGTKRRTIDSPVGVEEAKKVKVSHRSHCKEAGQVLVLGQGDVGQLGLGEDIIERKKPALVSLPEKMVQVVAGGMHTVCLSEAGHIYTFGCNDEGALGRDTSEEGSEMVPGKVTLNEKVIQVSAGDSHTAALTEDGSVYIWGSFRDNNGVIGLLEPMKTCPVPVKFPVTEPVVKIASGNDHVVLLTLDGNLYTSGSAEQGQLGRVPEHFSNRGGRKGLERLLVPQMVKLRGKVHFTDAFCGAYLTFAVSKEGYVYGFGLSNYHQLGTKNTAMCFVPVKLTCFKNSTTAWVDFSGGQHHTLCLDAEGQVYSLGRAEYGRLGLGEGAEEKSEPTPVPAMEPVKGVSCGASVSYAVTRQGSLYAWGMGTNLQLGTGEEEDEWSPVKMTGKQLENREVLQASSGGQHTVLLVKDKQES; encoded by the exons ATGCCTGCTAAAAAGACCGGAACCAAGAGGAGGACTATAGACAGTCCTGTAGGTGTGGAGGAGGCCAAGAAAGTAAAAG TTTCACACAGGAGTCACTGTAAAGAGGCGGGCCAGGTTCTAGTTTTGGGCCAAGGTGATGTTGGACAGCTGGGCTTAGGGGAGGACATCATAGAGAGGAAGAAGCCGGCCCTGGTTTCACTGCCAGAGAAGATGGTGCAGGTGGTGGCAGGAGGGATGCACACAGTGTGTCTCAGTGAAGCTGGGCAT ATCTACACGTTTGGTTGCAACGACGAGGGCGCTCTGGGTCGGGACACGTCAGAAGAAGGGTCCGAGATGGTTCCTGGAAAAGTGACGCTGAATGAGAAGGTGATCCAGGTGTCTGCAGGGGACAGCCACACCGCCGCCCTCACAGAGGATGGATCAGTGTACATCTGGGGCTCCTTCAGG gacaACAATGGTGTTATTGGTCTTCTGGAACCCATGAAAACGTGTCCGGTTCCAGTAAAGTTCCCCGTCACAGAACCTGTTGTGAAGATTGCCTCAG GCAACGATCATGTGGTGTTGCTCACGCTGGATGGAAACCTTTACACGTCGGGCTCTGCAGAGCAGGGGCAGCTGGGACGAGTACCAGAGCATTTTTCAAACAGAGGCGGCAGGAAAGGTCTTG AGCGACTGCTGGTCCCGCAGATGGTGAAACTTAGAGGGAAAGTTCACTTCACTGATGCCTTCTGTGGAGCGTATCTCACCTTTGCTGTGTCTAAAGAAGGATATGTGTACGGATTCGGTCTGTCAAACTACCACCAGCTGG GCACTAAAAACACCGCCATGTGTTTTGTTCCCGTAAAACTGACCTGCTTTAAGAACTCCACCACGGCCTGGGTGGACTTTTCTGGAGGACAACATCACACTCTCTGCCTCGATGCTGAAG GGCAGGTTTATAGCCTGGGTAGAGCAGAGTACGGCCGCCTTGGACTTGGTGAAGGAGCTGAGGAGAAGAGCGAGCCGACCCCCGTGCCGGCGATGGAGCCGGTGAAAGGAGTGTCGTGTGGAGCTTCTGTCAGCTACGCCGTCACCAGACAAG GATCTCTGTATGCGTGGGGCATGGGAACCAACCTGCAGCTCGGCACAGGAGAGGAAGAAGACGAGTGGAGTCCAGTAAAGATGACAGGAAAGCAGCTGGAGAACCGTGAAGTTCTGCAGGCATCCAGTGGGGGGCAGCACACAGTCTTACTGGTTAAAGACAAACAGGAGAGCTGA